Proteins encoded by one window of Venturia canescens isolate UGA chromosome 2, ASM1945775v1, whole genome shotgun sequence:
- the LOC122406475 gene encoding uncharacterized protein, protein MPLRYEDYVSPSDPWPIPDIWVEVTDGERRVYLIYDDVTPELLTTPEKKIVPSYRRGATDFETRQIAARSRALSKRRKAKKTSRKRTSEPSAWTDIIFKKSKIMQDAEKQEETRKKLKWRLIPVDLDSPRPPNIQQLENELKRVALLESDEEEELDPRKKKRIEAK, encoded by the exons ATGC cgcTTCGATATGAGGATTATGTCTCTCCATCCGATCCCTGGCCAATACCAGATATTTGGGTAGAGGTGACGGATGGAGAAAGACGGGTATATTTAATTTATGACGACGTCACCCCCGAGCTTCTGACTAcaccggagaaaaaaattgtgccgaGTTATCGGCGAGGGGCCACTGATTTTGAAACTCGTCAAATAGCAGCTCGTTCGCGAGCACTTTCAAAACGAAGGAAGGCGAAGAAGACCAGCAGGAAAAGAACATCGGAGCCTTCCGCTTGGACAgacataattttcaaaaaatcaaaaattatgCAGGATGCTGAAAAACA GGAGGAAACGAGGAAGAAATTAAAATGGAGGCTCATACCCGTTGATCTCGATTCTCCGCGCCCTCCGAACATTCAGCAGTTGGAAAATGAGCTCAAGAGAGTGGCTCTCTTGGAGAgtgatgaagaagaagaattaGACCC GAGAAAGAAGAAGCGAATCGAAGCAAAATAA